CACCATGGTGTTCTTTGTAGTGGGCTTAACACTGCTCCCACTGGCCGAGGCGACGGCGATTGCATTTGTAGCGCCGCTATTTGTCACGCTGCTGTCGGTGCCTTTGCTTGGCGAGCGAATTGCGCCGCCGGTGCTAGCCGCCTCGCTGGTGGGTTTTATCGGTGTGCTGGTGGTGGTTCGCCCGGGGGGCGGTGCCTTTCAAATAGGCACGCTCAGCATGATAGCGGCGGCCGTGTTTTATGCGCTTATGATGATTACAGCGCGTCGCTACGGTGCTCGCGAGCACCTCTGGGCCATGGTGTTTTATGTCACGCTAGTGCCGTTCTTAGTCACCGCAGTGAGTTTGCCTTGGGTGTGGCAAACGCCCCAGCTTTGGCACTGGGCAGGTTTCATGGCATCGGGCGTGCTCGGCGTGGCGGCAACGGTGTTTATCACCCTGGCCTTTCGGTTTGCTCCGGCGGCTATCGCCGCACCGTTTGATTACACCGCCATGCTTTGGGCCGTGATACTGGGCTGGTGGTTTTGGGGTGAAATGCCGGACATCTGGGTGTGGGTGGGCAGCGTCTTGATTGTGGGTAGTGGCATTGCCGTGGCGTACTACGACCGTCGGACTACTTTAAAACGCCGCCCAACTTCTTAGCCGGGCGCTCAAGCAAACTGATAAACATCCATCGCCAGCACGCCGTGCTCAACGCTGTGATGTAGCTGGGTTGCCTCGTTACCGGCGCCCATTGCGACAAGCAGCGGTTGAAAGTGCTCTGGCGTAGGGTGGTTCCTATTGGCCTGCGGAGCCTTTTCCCAGTGCAGCAGCGCGTCACGATCATTGGCAACTATATGGGTGCTCACCCAGCTTGAAAACTCATCTACCCAGGCGGGCATTTGACTGCCCATCGGCATCAGCTCATACAGGTTATGGGTCAGGCTGCCTGAGCCAATAATCAAAATATC
This DNA window, taken from Vreelandella profundi, encodes the following:
- a CDS encoding DMT family transporter; this translates as MTTSLKGILSMCLGVFFLAMGDAVAKWLGEVHSPLQIIFFRTLISLPLIALLAYFSGGLRTLGTRRPGMHAVRGLIYTGTMVFFVVGLTLLPLAEATAIAFVAPLFVTLLSVPLLGERIAPPVLAASLVGFIGVLVVVRPGGGAFQIGTLSMIAAAVFYALMMITARRYGAREHLWAMVFYVTLVPFLVTAVSLPWVWQTPQLWHWAGFMASGVLGVAATVFITLAFRFAPAAIAAPFDYTAMLWAVILGWWFWGEMPDIWVWVGSVLIVGSGIAVAYYDRRTTLKRRPTS